The DNA region CACTGGTATTTTAACTAGTTGGGTATATCGTAATAATTTATGTCATTCTTACATATTAAATAGTTTATATCTTTAAAACATTTTGCTCGTAagcataataaataaaaatttacAGTTTGAAtcttaaaaatcaaatattttataattttaaaactCCGTAAATTGTTAAAGCAAGGGAAGTTTTATTTTACGCCAAAGGAGCATGAGGTAATATGTACTAGCATAAAAATTGTAATATCAGTTAGACGAGTTTACTAACTTTTATGCATTATTACTGAAtatctttttgtattttttcatattttagaaGTATGTGCAATAATATATCACATTTTAAAAATGTATAAAATTTGCCAATTCATCCTACCGCTAGATCTAAAGATAAGGGGTTTATTGTCTCATTCAAAAGGTGAAGGTGCATTGTTCTCAAACCAAAGACGACGTTAAAGGGGTTAAGTGAGATTTACTCTATTTTTTATGACAAAtatagttgagtgattttataagAGAAAAGTCTTAAGTTGAGTAATTTTATTGATATAAaacaaagttgaatgattttgctACATAATTCCTCATAGTTGAGTGACCTTTTGAGATAAACGTACCTGAATTGTTATTTTCTCGCGAGTTTCGCACTCCTTTTTCTACTTGAACTATCACCATATGTGTATTAAAACCCACCTAGTTAAGTAGATGATGATAATTCAGATAAGAAAGAAACAAATGATAGTCAGTTTCGAGATGTGTTTGAATACATAAAcgatgatagttcaggtaggaaaaaaaAGCTGATAGTTGGAGTGTGAAACACGCGAAAACGTGACAGTTCAGATTGTTTTTTACCTTTAACTCTTAAAGTCTTCCCTCCGTTATATATTAACTAAATATTATTTAGGGTAAATTAAGTCAAACACATCTATAATTTGACTCAATTTTAAAAAGACCTCATGTAATTTTAAAATCTAACATTTGAGCCTCATTTGttttattaagattaagacgtgtGAATCTGAATGCAAATTTGTATATTAAGATTAAAACGTTTGACTTTGAATACACATGTTGCATTAAGATCAATTGTTTCCTCAATATATGAATTgtaaattaataaatataaaattttaattaatttaatattatATTAATAAATATATTTATGTGTTAGTCGGTGATGGTTGTGGATGCTGACTAGCACGTACTGCGATTAGTTGTTAATGATGCTGGTGATGGTTGTAGGTGTTGACTGGCTATGGCAATTTATGGTGGTTGTGGTTTTGGTTGTGAGTAGTAACAttgaaattttcatttttttttgggaagATACTTATTTTGGTGGTAATAATAACTGATAATATTAGTTAACAGTGGTGATTGTTGGTGACCGTAGGTGGTGGTTGTGGCAATGATCGTTAGTTGGTTGTACAATTATAAATATTAGCTGGTAATAATGGCTATAGCTGATTATGTAAAGTAGCCATGGTAATTACGGTTGATGGATTTGGCCGTTGAAAATTCGGATTAATCCAACGGTGTATCTTGATTATGTAGCAAGTAGTTAACGAGTAACGAAGAATTAAGAAATTAGAGAAATAAAATGTCCTACCATACAttattaaagaaacaataaaatATATCCTAACTTACATTATTACTTAAACAAAGAAGTTTCACAGAATGTGCAAACGAAATATATAATCAAAGCCCATCCGCCAACTTGATTAGCAACAACTCCATATGATAAATCAAGACGACATCTTGGCCGTTTGATTAACCAGTTCATGGATCAAATGATCAAATTACTCCTTATTGAGTCAAATTTTGTGAAGCTTCTCAGACTTAATCAATGGATTGGTCATGGCAATTTCCACCCTTCCCATTGCCTTATAGTCAAAGGTACACCCATGATGCTCAGGATACCTATGTGAACCACAAAATGTGACACCACACCTACACTTGAAACCTGTTAAACCAACTCGCTTTCGACAAGTGGCACAACGATTCGACTGCACCTGAGGGGCCCGATCAGCTGCAGTATTTAATTGCACCTGAGGGTTCTCGGCTACAGTATTCAACTGCACTTGAAAGGCTCCAGCTATAGCATTCAACTGCATCTGAGGGGCCTCAGGTGCAGTACTATTCGACTGCACCTGAGGGCCCCCATCTATAGTCTCGGTCTCTCGTGGTTGTGAGACTTCAAGAATTGGCAATGGCTTTGTGCATGAAAGGTACGTAGATGTTGATtcagattgttgttgttgttgttgttggggacGAGTCTTCTCCATTGCAATTTGGGCGGTTCGCGATTGTTGTTCTTTCATGCAATGATCCTTGTAACATTTGGAACAAAGGTTCAAAGTTGTGGGGCTGCCAAAGAACCCACAATTATTAGCACATAGCCTATGCCCTCCTGCTTCTTGCATTCTTTGTTCCTCTGCCATCTTGTTTTCTTTCAAACAAACTGCAACTCtccaagaaaaaaaaggaaagatcAAACGCAACGAATTTATGAGCGATCGACTTATTCAAATCAATCGCTCAATTCTAAAACAAGATCGCTATGTACCTTATACCTGTAAACAAACCAACAATATAATCGACAAAAATGTGCTTATAAATAAATCAAGAAAGTGAACATGACCAAATCAAGGATATGAACCAAACGTTAAAGACGTCAAAGTTGAAAATGTACGTACGTGAACAAACGAAGAGATAGGAGAAAATTATGCTCTTGGAGAGAGAGAAAATGAGAGAGAATATGAGAGCAACAGAAAGGAGATTGATGGTGTGGGAATTATAGAGGCTTAAATATTGGATTTTAGAGGACTTTTTGGATATGGGGTGGTTGGTGGGGTTGGCAATTAAAAGATGAAAACAGAAGTAATATAAAGGGAACTTTGGGTTACTTGGTATTGCCGTTTTTGAAAGATTCTTGGAGATGCCAAAAGTTTAGCGAAAGGGTATATAAATACTTAATTATTCGGGTGATTATATTATATCTAACAAGTTAACTTTAGCAatactaattaaagtgaatataTTGATATTACACTCCTTCCGATTcataataagtgtccacttatATAAGCAAGAAATGAATTAATTGTTTCCTCCAAATTTACCGCTATTTAGATAAGTAATTAAATTTATATGTAATCAAGCAACTATATTAATTAGGTAATGTTTAATTAAGCTAGGTTAGTCAAAATACCTActttaggagttagtattttcatAAAGGGTATGTCAAAGACTAAATAGACATTTATTTTAAGTCGAAGAGAGTATATTTAGTCATTGATTAAACTCTTATAAATGTGGATActcctataaaaaaaaaaaaaaaagcctgtCTTGCATTTTATTGATTTATTATAAATATTGCGGAAAACTTTTGCATTGTGAATGGTGATTCAAAAGATTAGCTTTATGACAAACATTTGTGATGAGAATCATTAAAAGTCGTTGATGCTACGTTAAGGAGACCACATTTTTGCTTTTGCATTGCTTTAGGTCTACGTTTTGTGTTTTCTTGATGTCCTTTGCTTAATTTTCTTCTGGTTCATGAACTATTACCAATTACTTTGTCTTCCTATTTTCTCGTTCTATATTGGCtgctaaaaaaaatatgaaacatTTTTGGGTGAATAAGACTTTCAGTAGAACTGTCAAGTAATTGGCCATTCAGTTTTTAATATagaagtttgggagttgaaaaCATTGAGTATTCGGTACAACATGCAATTAACAAGAAAGATCATTAAAAATATagttaataattttattttacagtgataaaacaaaaacaaaaagaagattcCAAACTTGGGTTCAAGCAATAATTCTTATAATTAACTTAATAAAAGAATTTTATTCACGATTATATATTCTTAATGCTTTTATTACATATAAAGCGTATAATTCTTTGAATCTCATACAAATAAATAAATCTGAGTAGTTGGTGTTAGTAAGATTCGTACTTTATCTTTAATCAAACTCAAAGTACTCTCTCTTTCATAATCATCATGCAAACAAATAATATTCTTTCCCTTTACTTCCTATTTTTCTCTGATTTTCTTCCATGTcaaaccaaaaaacaaaaaagttaaAGTCTTGAAAGTTTTCGTCACCTTCCCTTTCCTTTCAATCCAAACAGTCTCAATATAATTACACAAGGTACAGAACATTTACAATATTAATTCTGTACATACCctcatataaaaaataaaaaaaaataaaaactagcTTGGATGTCACACACTCACACCTATAATCTGAACATGTGACCTTGCAATTTCTCATTTGTCACTCAACTAGAATCTTCCCTTATGTTAAAGAGAATTCAACAGTTCATATCTAACTAAAAAATGTTGGTTTTGTCATATTTCCCCCTTGTCTGAACCTACATCTGCCCCGCATACCATCCGTACGTTAGCTCTCACATTTTTTATGCTAGAAGTGGCGCTCTTTCTGCATTTTCGTCTTGGACTGATGGTGCTTCTGGTAGTATCCAAGCAAAATAAAATGCCATCGCCTAACACATCGAGTTTCAAAGCAATGGGTTATCCCTAAATATGCCTGTGTCTAACATGGTTAAACCGCATGTGAAAAGCTTACCAAAGCAAAAGCAGCACAAATCAAGCTGAAGCCTTTGCAGTTGAAAGGTGCATTGCTAGACAAGAACCAAGCTGCAACAATTCCAAGTAAAACAAGATTGATTTGAAGAAGAAACTCTAGTTCAAACATGATCTTCAATAAGAAAGCAGGGGCGCGGCTTTACTCACAGGTCAACGGACTCATTACAAGAGGGGCTAAAAAACTTCCAATCGCTTCCGCTCCAGCAACTAATCCTTGAGTTTTTCCCTGTCACATAAAGAACAGCAGCTGACTGAAGTTTAAGCACAACAAAGGCAATTAGTAAAGAGAAAGGCGGAATATATCTATAATCCCTTAAACATGtcagtaaatttcatttagacacttgaaCTACAACTTGTTCTGGTTGAGCATCTGAATACACGATACAATGTTCATGCTAGACACTTTCGGCTCAAATCTTGGAAAAGCTTTTGCGCTTGTTCTCAAGCATCTATTACGTAGATAAGTCAACCATTAAATATGTCACCTCCTTTAATTATATACATCAGCCTCAATAAGCTGTAAAACCTTTGGCTTGTTTCAATTGAggctgatgtgtataattaaatgaAGTGACATATTTTGTTTAAGTTTCTGCGTGTATACTCATTAGACTTTTCTTAGTTCACTCTCCACAGGATAAACATTTTGTTTCAGTTTCTGTGTACTGTGCACCAGAGATATTAGACCGACAGTTGCACTTAATTACTGGAAGTAAAGCTTATTGTCCACCAACCTGATCGTTTGGGCTTGATGCTTTAGATACAATAGCATTAGTCTGTCATAAAAAAGTAATCAGAAAAAGGCAAGATTACTAATAAAACTCCATTGGACGACACTTCAAAATTTTTGTGGCGCAGACAACACATTTTTTATGTAATACTCACAGAAGGGCGCTCAAGGATATAAACCATCCGAAATAAAGCACCAAAGTAAGGCACCTGTATCAGAAAGAAACTTCACTGAATTACGGGCACCATACTAGGAAACAACTAGATGAACAGGGGTGACAAGAACgacttcaaagttaaaattatatCATCTGAAAAGATTTAGCAGAAAAAGCTATTAGACGAGTAAATGCATAATCCCATTGCGGTAATGGAAGAAGATAGCTGTCCAATCCACATGACAAAATAAAGATCCCTCAACGTTTTTCTATCTCGTATACTCTAATCCAATAGTAAAACAGTCTTGAATGTAGCTACTCTAAATTAAATAATGTTATCAAATTAATGCTTCCGTTGATTTTCCAATACGCACTACATGTGGGATATACTTTGCCAGGGATAAAGAAATTTTAAGGACAGCAATCAGAATAAAGCAGGTGATATGTCCTGATGGCATATTCGACATTTTAGTGACTATACTTCACATTtccatatactccctctgtttcaatttgtttgaccctatttcctttttagtccgtgccaaaatgaatgatctctttcctaatttggaaacaaattcactttatgaatgatttatagccacacaaattttcaaggcttattttgaaccacaagtttcaaaagtcttccctctttcttaaatgtcgtgcccagtcaaatgggttcatataaattgaaacggagggagtataaaagtTCTATGTGTGGTTTTGATATGTGGACTTGTATAGATTCAAGCTTACATACCCACGATGCCCATGCCAAGCCGTAGAGCAATGCCTGTTCATATAAAGCACATAAGATAGATGCTTTTAGCAAGCAGTTAAGTGAGAATAGGCCTCGCACAAGGAATAAAATGAGTCGGTAAATTCAACTTACATATGTGATTGATGCTAGCAAGGCTATTCTGAGTACCACTCTTTCTCCAACTAATGGGTTGACAACAGGAAAAACCAGCATCTTGAAAAATGCAAGAAAATGAATTAAGTCAACTAGCATATGTGCCTTTTATTGAAAGTTAATGCCTACTAATTTGTTTTATCTTTTTGCAAATTGATAATCTTATTCTCAAGGTCCACTTCAGACCAACTTTATGCAGGTCCAGATATAACAGCTAAATCTGCAAAGAGAAGTGTTGTTAAAACAGAAAGCAGCTATAGAAATTTTATGCAGAATACCTGAGTGATTATTGAACCTACTCCCACCATCACTAGAATTTCTGAGAATTGGTTCTTGTTGAAATTAAAAGCTGACTTCAGATAGTACTGTAAGATCAGGAAGATACTTCAATGAGTTCTTAATTGCCCTATGGAAACATCTGAATATTCAGACTTATAAGCAAGTGCATTTTTAGAAGTAAACACAATTTTGGAAGGCCAGAGGGAGCTAGTTTAATTGAGAAAGCCACATTCTTTCATATGAAAAAGCTGGTCTACAAAAAGCATGACGCGTGGCTCAAAAATATTTGTAAGGCCAGAGGAAGCTAGTTTAATTGAGAAAGCCACATTCTTTAATATGAAAAAGCTGGTCTACAAAAAGCATGATGCGTGGCGCAAAAATATTTGCTTCTAGAACTAAGGAATTTTAAGGAAGTGAAGAGGAAAAAAGTGGTACAATAACAGGTTAATTTCAAGTTTTTTTCCCAGGTAAATTTGAATAATTGACACCTTAAATTGAGTTAGAAGTGTGGAGTAATTAGTATAGTTTTTCAGCAGTTTCCTTTGCAAGGAAGTACCCAAAAAAAAAGACTGAAGAAGCAATCACAGCATCTTGATCCAAGAATCTTAATCCCATTTTTGTCAACAAGATAGGCACACCAAGGATATCATAAGGTAAGGCTGCAAGCTCGTTTTGTTTCAAGTCATTAAACTTTTCTTAAAAGGAAAACAAATATAGCTTTATCGGGTAGTGAAGACCTTACCATTAACACACTGCTGATACCAGACATTCCCATGTCATAGAAGAACGAAACAAGACAAATGCACTTGAGAGTTGAACTGCAGAGGAAATCAAATGAATCTTTTAGGAATATGGACGAAGACACTTATTTTTCAGAACCAACGTCTCCatatgaaaaaagaaaagaaaagtagaATCAAAACTAATGATAAGATCAAAAACCTCAAATAAAACAACTATAAGACCTGCTTGTTACCACGTGTAATGCGTATCTCATTGAGCTATGTCGATCCTGAATAATTTTGTACACCTTGCTTGACCAACGTGAATGTTGGTTAAGGTTTGGAGTTGGCTTAACTGTCTCGGTAAGAAAAAATATCATGTACATCGGAGCAATGATCAAGAGTGCCACCGAAACCTGAAATATGACATTTCAATATGAAAAAAATCAAAGCAACTGCGGAGAAAAATGAGAAAGTGAAATCGAACAGACATGCCTCGAATATGTAGGTTCCAGGAAGTAAACGGGCAAGGAGGTTCCCcaaaacatgagataaagataaaatTCCGTGCATCCACCCGAAAGCTGCAGCCCTGCTACTACCATCAAGAATATCTGCCTGCATACAAATAAATATCTGTTTTTTATATATACTTCAGACCGCATTAGAGACAGGATTCAAGATAGAAATCTTACTGCATAAGCAGCAGAAATGCAGAAAATACTTCCTTGACTCATGATATGAGAAATTATCCGCAGCACATAATAAGCATAGACAAATCCTTTTGAATCATCTATAGCCAATATAGCTGAAACGAAGAAAAGATAATAAATAACGTCAAGGAaacattttaaagaaaatgtaATAAAAAGATTCACAGTAGGGTTGTACTTTTCTTGCGTTTCCCAACTTAGACATCAAATGGATAGGCTATCGAAATTCAAatgttatcttttttttttttttttggctaggTATGAAAAATAAAGAAGATTAAGTGATATCTTATTGCCTAAGGCAAAAAATTTCTCCATAAAAATCCGCTCCTTGTACAGCTAGTTTTTTGAATGAATACCCTATATTTACTTCACTTAGGTTTAAATCAGCTCCTCATACAGCTATATTTATTAAAACTCTCACACCTAGGACTTCTCATCCTGCTAGTAGAAACAAATTAAACTACTAATGCTACATAATAGCTCAGGCAATCATCATGAAAATTAATGCAAAAGGTAATATGACGACGACATGCAATTCTTTCTACCTTTTGGGTTCCTACAAGCTTCTCAATGTTAAAGTTAAGAAGAAAGAGCATACCACTGGGAAAAATAGCGGTAGATACGATTAAAAGGAGTAAAGGTTTACGCCCATACTCATCAGCAAGTTGACCAAGGACCGGAATGACAACCATTTTGCAAATTCCAACCACCTACAATTGCAgcgatatatgtgtgtgtgtgagaaaaatcactaaaattttaataaatattaGATTGTAATTGGGTTCAGTGGTAATAGCACAAAGGTCGAATTTTTcaaatttaaatcctggatctGCCTCTGCAAATAGAGAAAGTTACACAATCTAGACTCTTATTTCCTTTCATTGTCATAAGAGTTTTAAACCATACCCTCTTTACATCAGAAGACAGAGTGCCAACACAAATAAATGCCACTACTGGCCTTCTTTACACACCAAATTCTCAATATTGCAAGCCGCTCCAATCCAACTCAAATATAAAAACATGTCAGTGAAGACCTAAATTCCATTATCTGATAAAACTATCAACTATCATCAACTATCTTCCCTCTGTTAAGAAAATACACAAACACATTAAACCTACTCATGAACTAACCAAAGAGATAAATGAGAAAGTTGAacatataattaagtaaataaaaatgtGTCCTGTATAATAGTTTAAGCTGCTTTTAGATGATATAATCACATAATCAAACATGTCATAAGAGAAGGGAGAGATCCTAGGTTCAATTCTTACTACCACCATTATCTAGAAGAACTACTGTTATAAGAAAAGTGTGTCCTCTAATAGAGATCAAATCGTCATAGAGGACAACAACAACAGCGTATGCAGACCTTAAccttaccttgggaggtagagaggttgtttctggtaGACCCGTGGTATAAagacaagcaattcaaagcagtatgaaaAAGGATATAATGAAAACGAATAAATCATGGCAACTAactataaaagcatgatagaacAGTAACAACAGCAAAAAAGGCAATAACAACCACAAAGAAAATCGACATGGAGGAAAAGAGAATAAATACCAAAGAGTGTGTCCTCCCTATTAGCAATCAAATCAACATCATCAAAGAGGAAAAGAGAATAAATACCATTTGCTGAAGACCATTGATGTAAATAGCTTGAGAGCAAGTGGATTTTCCAGGACAAAGAGCATTAGTGGAGATATCAGCAATAACAGGAACAGACATCTCTTCAGCAGTCCAATAAATACTCAGTGGTACTAGTAAGTGCAAAAGTAGTTTCAACTGCTCTCTGCTTATACACATATTCCcctccatttttcttgattttttaacCAAGCTTTCTTGCTCTTATACATGTAATGGTTTGTTCTTTACTTATATATAAATGAAGAGAACAAATACATGAAGTTAGAGAAGTAGAAGATGGCATGTAGCTTGCCCCGGCAATCCACTTTTGGTAAAGTGTACATTCCATTAGACTTCTTATAgtatgaaagtttttttttttttttttttttgatgtaatATGAAAGTTAAATACTCCCTCTGCCAAAAAAATTgttacttttcgcttttcgagagtcaaataaattattttttgacagtaattttttcatatatcttttaaataatttaaattattaCTTATGGTGACTTATACTTTTTAcgtaatttttaaatatgtaaattatattttttgaaaaaaataaaagattctATGTTAAATCACACGGTCaaaatttaaaaagtttgactcttgaaaagtgaaaagtgtcaatctttttgagacaaagggagtatatcgtagtatttttattaaaaaaaaagttatacaGTGTTATTTTGGTTTTAGGTCTACCCAGATTTTACCTTTTCTACCGAAAGGGCAAGAGTTTAACttaattgatttttatttttttcaaagaaaaatatattttttccatATTTAACCAATTcttttttttgaagaaaaattttGGACTTCTATTCTCACACAAGAACGCAATAACACCCAATTTATAGTCattaaagagtcttgtttagTAGAAGATTATCCTCTCAATAGTTTTTATACTTTCTTTTATATCTGTTTTTTATATGTAAGTCAATTTACTAAATCATGTCAAATTATTATGCCTTTTAGGATACTTTTTTTGTTGTGTGATTTAAAATACATGTTTTAAACATGTTTAAGGGTCTGAATGAAACTTCGTGAAGTGCAAAAATTGGGATGACAAATCTGAATAAGTACCGGGTTCTCTCAGATTATTCCCCTTGCTTCATACAAATGGAATCAACAGgtaatcaatatatatatatatatatatatatatatatatatatatatatatatatatatatatatatataagagcataaagttaggcatagacaatcctatgtggcacctctctatggcctccattggcatttatcttttttttttctcctatttTTGGCTTTTTCCTATTTTTCTTTCATTTATGT from Lycium barbarum isolate Lr01 chromosome 10, ASM1917538v2, whole genome shotgun sequence includes:
- the LOC132615516 gene encoding zinc finger A20 and AN1 domain-containing stress-associated protein 4-like codes for the protein MAEEQRMQEAGGHRLCANNCGFFGSPTTLNLCSKCYKDHCMKEQQSRTAQIAMEKTRPQQQQQQQSESTSTYLSCTKPLPILEVSQPRETETIDGGPQVQSNSTAPEAPQMQLNAIAGAFQVQLNTVAENPQVQLNTAADRAPQVQSNRCATCRKRVGLTGFKCRCGVTFCGSHRYPEHHGCTFDYKAMGRVEIAMTNPLIKSEKLHKI
- the LOC132614887 gene encoding uncharacterized protein LOC132614887 isoform X1; translation: MEGNMCISREQLKLLLHLLVPLSIYWTAEEMSVPVIADISTNALCPGKSTCSQAIYINGLQQMVVGICKMVVIPVLGQLADEYGRKPLLLLIVSTAIFPSAILAIDDSKGFVYAYYVLRIISHIMSQGSIFCISAAYAADILDGSSRAAAFGWMHGILSLSHVLGNLLARLLPGTYIFEVSVALLIIAPMYMIFFLTETVKPTPNLNQHSRWSSKVYKIIQDRHSSMRYALHVVTSSSTLKCICLVSFFYDMGMSGISSVLMYYLKSAFNFNKNQFSEILVMVGVGSIITQMLVFPVVNPLVGERVVLRIALLASITYALLYGLAWASWVPYFGALFRMVYILERPSTNAIVSKASSPNDQGKTQGLVAGAEAIGSFLAPLVMSPLTSWFLSSNAPFNCKGFSLICAAFALAMAFYFAWILPEAPSVQDENAERAPLLA
- the LOC132614887 gene encoding uncharacterized protein LOC132614887 isoform X3, producing MVVIPVLGQLADEYGRKPLLLLIVSTAIFPSAILAIDDSKGFVYAYYVLRIISHIMSQGSIFCISAAYAADILDGSSRAAAFGWMHGILSLSHVLGNLLARLLPGTYIFEVSVALLIIAPMYMIFFLTETVKPTPNLNQHSRWSSKVYKIIQDRHSSMRYALHVVTSSSTLKCICLVSFFYDMGMSGISSVLMYYLKSAFNFNKNQFSEILVMVGVGSIITQMLVFPVVNPLVGERVVLRIALLASITYALLYGLAWASWVPYFGALFRMVYILERPSTNAIVSKASSPNDQGKTQGLVAGAEAIGSFLAPLVMSPLTSWFLSSNAPFNCKGFSLICAAFALAMAFYFAWILPEAPSVQDENAERAPLLA
- the LOC132614887 gene encoding uncharacterized protein LOC132614887 isoform X2, producing MEGNMCISREQLKLLLHLLVPLSIYWTAEEMSVPVIADISTNALCPGKSTCSQAIYINGLQQMVVGICKMVVIPVLGQLADEYGRKPLLLLIVSTAIFPSAILAIDDSKGFVYAYYVLRIISHIMSQGSIFCISAAYAADILDGSSRAAAFGWMHGILSLSHVLGNLLARLLPGTYIFEVSVALLIIAPMYMIFFLTETVKPTPNLNQHSRWSSKVYKIIQDRHSSMRYALHVVTSSSTLKCICLVSFFYDMGMSGISSVLMYYLKSAFNFNKNQFSEILVMVGVGSIITQMLVFPVVNPLVGERVVLRIALLASITYALLYGLAWASWVPYFGALFRMVYILERPSTNAIVSKASSPNDQGKTQGLVAGAEAIGSFLAPLVMSPLTSMHLSTAKASA